One segment of Halomonas sp. TD01 DNA contains the following:
- the aceK gene encoding bifunctional isocitrate dehydrogenase kinase/phosphatase gives MKHSPAYRLAVTILHGFDGYRARFKQITFDASRRFREAAWREAQQASAARINLYEEKVGDTLTRLQRTFDHESLTYCETWREAREHYAQLISQRLDYELAETFFNSLFCSIFHHRHIRNDWMFVYSSREDAAHHSGIELCRQHSVSGDWPQALAWALEEAPFDNAFADLERDIELGAGLLETLLPAAILQSEDAQLELLKSVFYRNKGAYLVGRILGGGEQVPLVLPILHGEGFGEQQGGDPCLHLDTVLTETDEVSIIFSFTRAYFQVDVPVPGEFVHYLKQLMPHKPEGELYAAIGFFKHGKTEFFRALNLQVAKREDQFVIAPGVRGMVMAVFVLPSFRTVFKIIKDKFDPAKDVTHAVVREKYRLVKRHDRVGRMADTQEFSNFIVRQDHFSPECLEHLLEVAPSTVSLKDDKVIIKHCYTERMMTPLNIYLEQCSADERVMVLKDYGNAIKQMAAANIFPGDMLLKNFGVTRHGRVIFYDYDEVCYLTECRFRHMPKSYGNDYLCGGGESFSIGPNDIFPEEFGPFMFANPELRGIFMEQHPELFDPDYWLELQQAIVDGRVIDVYPYRNKQRFAGTIGQLVY, from the coding sequence ATGAAGCACTCCCCAGCGTATCGCTTAGCGGTCACTATTCTGCATGGGTTTGATGGTTACCGTGCTCGCTTTAAGCAGATAACCTTTGATGCCAGCCGTCGTTTTCGAGAGGCAGCATGGCGGGAGGCTCAGCAAGCCTCCGCAGCGCGGATTAACCTGTATGAAGAGAAAGTGGGCGATACGCTAACACGTTTGCAGCGCACGTTTGATCATGAATCGCTTACGTACTGTGAAACATGGCGAGAGGCGCGTGAGCACTATGCGCAGCTGATCAGTCAGCGGTTGGATTACGAATTGGCAGAGACATTTTTTAACTCGTTATTCTGCTCGATTTTCCACCACCGCCATATTCGCAATGACTGGATGTTTGTGTACAGCTCTCGAGAAGATGCAGCGCATCATTCTGGAATTGAGCTTTGTCGCCAGCATTCAGTCAGCGGTGATTGGCCCCAGGCACTTGCCTGGGCGCTTGAAGAAGCACCGTTTGATAACGCTTTTGCTGATCTGGAACGCGATATTGAACTAGGTGCTGGCTTATTAGAAACCCTGCTTCCTGCCGCTATTCTGCAATCAGAAGATGCTCAATTAGAACTGTTGAAAAGCGTCTTTTATCGCAATAAAGGGGCTTACTTGGTGGGCCGCATTTTGGGTGGCGGTGAGCAGGTGCCGTTGGTATTACCTATTCTACATGGTGAAGGGTTTGGCGAGCAGCAGGGCGGCGACCCCTGCCTGCACTTGGATACCGTGCTAACCGAGACTGATGAAGTCTCGATTATTTTCTCGTTTACCCGTGCCTACTTCCAAGTCGATGTGCCGGTGCCTGGGGAGTTTGTTCACTACTTAAAACAGCTGATGCCTCATAAACCCGAAGGTGAGCTGTATGCTGCGATTGGCTTTTTTAAGCATGGCAAAACCGAATTTTTCCGTGCGTTAAACCTGCAAGTAGCCAAGCGTGAGGACCAGTTTGTCATTGCACCTGGCGTGCGTGGCATGGTGATGGCGGTGTTTGTGCTGCCCAGTTTTCGCACTGTGTTTAAAATCATTAAAGATAAATTTGATCCGGCCAAGGATGTCACGCACGCGGTGGTGCGCGAAAAGTACCGCTTGGTGAAACGCCATGACCGAGTCGGGCGTATGGCCGATACCCAGGAATTCTCAAATTTTATCGTGCGCCAGGACCATTTTTCCCCAGAGTGTCTGGAGCACTTGCTAGAAGTGGCACCCTCTACGGTGTCGCTGAAAGATGACAAGGTGATTATCAAGCACTGCTATACCGAGCGCATGATGACGCCGCTGAACATCTACCTTGAACAGTGCAGTGCGGATGAGCGCGTGATGGTGCTCAAAGACTACGGTAACGCCATTAAACAGATGGCTGCGGCCAATATTTTTCCTGGCGATATGCTGTTAAAAAACTTTGGTGTTACCCGCCATGGTCGAGTGATTTTTTACGATTACGACGAGGTATGTTATCTCACGGAGTGCCGCTTTCGACACATGCCTAAATCGTATGGCAATGATTACCTGTGCGGCGGTGGCGAAAGCTTTTCTATCGGCCCCAACGATATTTTCCCCGAGGAGTTCGGGCCCTTTATGTTTGCCAACCCGGAGCTGCGCGGTATTTTTATGGAACAGCATCCGGAGTTATTTGATCCCGATTACTGGTTGGAGCTGCAGCAGGCTATTGTCGATGGGCGAGTGATTGATGTTTACCCATATCGTAATAAGCAGCGCTTCGCGGGGACCATAGGGCAACTGGTATATTAG
- a CDS encoding CIA30 family protein — protein sequence MTLTFLSRANAPDFNQHREEQRWFAVNDGVMGGVSRSTFRIDAGAGCFIGEVSLDNGGGFASIRREPDHFEQSLAKSNGVTLRIRGDGRTYQLRLKSTALDEASAYRVAFTPPQGQWETLAFTWNRFEAVRRGTLLNDAPPLSSESIYQLGFLIADRTAGPFRLDIASIAAL from the coding sequence ATGACATTAACCTTTTTGTCCCGCGCTAACGCCCCCGATTTTAATCAGCACCGTGAGGAGCAGCGCTGGTTTGCAGTGAATGACGGTGTAATGGGCGGCGTGTCTCGCAGTACGTTTCGTATCGACGCGGGGGCGGGCTGTTTTATCGGTGAGGTGTCGCTTGATAATGGCGGTGGTTTTGCCTCGATACGCCGCGAACCTGACCACTTTGAGCAATCGCTTGCCAAAAGTAACGGCGTTACTCTACGTATACGGGGCGACGGGCGTACTTATCAATTGCGTTTGAAAAGTACGGCGTTAGACGAAGCCAGCGCCTATCGGGTAGCGTTCACACCGCCCCAAGGTCAGTGGGAAACGCTGGCGTTTACTTGGAATAGGTTTGAAGCTGTGCGGCGTGGCACTCTTCTTAACGATGCGCCGCCACTTTCTTCTGAAAGCATTTATCAACTTGGCTTCTTGATTGCTGACCGAACTGCTGGACCATTTCGACTCGACATTGCATCCATTGCAGCGCTTTAG
- the eat gene encoding ethanolamine permease, translating to MTQPSVDQAYLAKRQLRKGTAGWLLLAGLGVSYVISGDFAGWNFGIAEAGWGGFAIAACLMALMYLALVLALAEMSAAIPAAGGGYSFARQAMGPAGGYLTGLAVLIEYALAPAAIVIFIGSAVEALLGINGPLVYLLFYAVFIGIHLAGVGEALKVMMVISGLAVFAILATAVALIGDFDSANLFDIAPTDAAGASTFMPYGWYGIWAALPFGMWLFLAVEGVPLAAEEAKDPARDMPKGIIAAMLFLLFTALLVVVLLAGAAGAEMIGQSGVPLVDALKVAGNPTLATLVNVLGLAGLVASFFSIIYGYSRLVFALSRAGYLPKQLSLTSERKVPYLALIVPGVFGFLVSLSGEGDLILGMAVVGATLSYALMALSHILLRVKQPDLPRPYKTPGGVVTSGVALVLSLVALTGVYAFDPRAFNYTIVLFIAGAAYYFLYSKHKLVAKTAEEEFALVTAAPEEVGISEPTPAAAKL from the coding sequence ATGACACAACCTTCTGTCGATCAAGCGTATCTGGCCAAGCGCCAGCTGAGAAAAGGGACCGCGGGCTGGCTATTACTAGCAGGGCTTGGGGTTTCTTATGTTATCTCCGGTGATTTTGCCGGCTGGAACTTCGGTATTGCCGAAGCGGGCTGGGGTGGTTTTGCCATTGCCGCCTGCCTAATGGCGTTGATGTACCTTGCACTCGTATTAGCATTGGCGGAAATGTCCGCAGCGATTCCAGCCGCGGGTGGTGGCTATAGTTTTGCCCGCCAAGCGATGGGGCCAGCCGGTGGTTATTTAACGGGGCTTGCGGTGCTGATTGAGTACGCGCTTGCCCCTGCCGCGATAGTGATTTTCATCGGCTCGGCAGTCGAAGCGCTGCTGGGTATTAATGGACCGTTGGTTTACCTGCTGTTCTACGCAGTGTTTATCGGTATTCATTTAGCAGGCGTGGGTGAAGCGCTAAAAGTCATGATGGTGATTAGCGGCCTGGCGGTGTTTGCGATTTTGGCAACAGCAGTAGCGCTGATTGGCGATTTCGATTCAGCGAACCTCTTTGATATTGCGCCCACTGATGCCGCTGGCGCGAGTACCTTTATGCCCTATGGCTGGTACGGTATTTGGGCCGCGCTGCCGTTTGGTATGTGGCTATTTTTAGCGGTTGAGGGTGTGCCCCTAGCGGCAGAAGAAGCCAAAGATCCCGCGCGCGATATGCCTAAAGGCATTATTGCTGCGATGCTGTTTCTGCTATTTACCGCTTTATTAGTCGTGGTGTTACTGGCAGGCGCAGCGGGTGCTGAAATGATAGGTCAAAGCGGTGTGCCGCTGGTCGATGCGCTTAAGGTTGCAGGCAACCCTACGCTTGCCACACTGGTTAACGTGCTGGGCCTTGCGGGACTGGTGGCATCATTTTTCTCGATTATCTATGGCTACAGCCGTTTGGTTTTTGCGCTTTCACGAGCGGGTTACTTGCCTAAGCAGTTGTCACTAACCAGTGAGCGTAAAGTGCCTTATCTGGCGCTGATCGTGCCTGGTGTATTTGGCTTTTTGGTCTCACTTAGCGGCGAAGGCGATCTAATTTTAGGGATGGCCGTTGTCGGTGCAACGCTCTCTTATGCATTGATGGCGCTCAGCCACATTCTATTACGAGTTAAACAGCCTGACTTGCCGCGCCCTTATAAAACACCCGGTGGTGTGGTGACCTCTGGGGTTGCATTAGTTCTTTCACTCGTCGCGCTGACCGGTGTCTATGCTTTCGACCCACGGGCGTTTAATTACACCATTGTTCTATTCATCGCCGGTGCAGCGTACTACTTCCTTTACAGTAAGCATAAGCTGGTGGCGAAAACCGCTGAAGAGGAGTTTGCGTTGGTGACTGCCGCCCCGGAAGAGGTAGGCATTAGCGAGCCAACGCCAGCCGCTGCCAAGCTGTAA
- the eutC gene encoding ethanolamine ammonia-lyase subunit EutC yields MSDNESKESPSIVIANPWERLRAFTDARIGLGRAGISLPTHQLLAFQLAHAQAQDAVHCPLECDALADELTTALNLSQAPIHVHSHAVDRAMYLQRPDYGRRLNDASRAKLQQCAESGQRFDLAVVIVDGLSALAVQQNSAPFLTALYRAFEHDQREWQLAPLTIVEQGRVAIGDEVGALLNADAVLVMIGERPGLSSPDSLGLYMTWAPEVGLKDDRRNCISNVRPAGLKPEEGARRLLLLLTEARQRKLSGVQLKDRSEDNVLEGASGGSTQNFLVAD; encoded by the coding sequence ATGTCTGATAATGAATCGAAAGAGTCCCCATCTATCGTTATCGCGAACCCATGGGAGCGGCTGAGGGCATTTACCGATGCCCGTATTGGGCTTGGTCGTGCGGGTATTAGCCTGCCTACACATCAGCTATTGGCGTTTCAGCTGGCTCATGCCCAGGCCCAGGACGCCGTTCACTGCCCCCTTGAGTGCGACGCGTTGGCCGATGAGTTAACGACAGCGCTGAACCTGAGCCAGGCGCCTATTCATGTACACAGCCACGCAGTGGACCGGGCCATGTATCTGCAACGCCCTGATTATGGCCGTCGTCTTAACGACGCCTCGCGCGCGAAGTTGCAGCAATGTGCGGAAAGTGGCCAGCGCTTCGATTTGGCGGTGGTCATTGTCGATGGGCTTTCCGCACTGGCGGTGCAGCAGAATAGCGCGCCGTTTCTTACTGCGCTGTATCGCGCCTTTGAACATGATCAGCGGGAGTGGCAGCTCGCGCCGCTAACCATTGTCGAGCAGGGCCGCGTGGCGATTGGTGATGAGGTTGGCGCGCTGCTTAATGCCGATGCCGTGCTGGTGATGATTGGTGAACGCCCAGGCTTAAGTTCCCCCGATAGCCTCGGGCTGTATATGACTTGGGCACCTGAAGTGGGCTTAAAAGATGACCGCCGTAACTGCATTTCGAACGTTCGCCCGGCAGGGCTGAAACCGGAAGAGGGCGCGCGGCGGCTGCTGTTGCTATTAACCGAGGCCCGTCAGCGAAAACTGTCCGGCGTTCAACTTAAAGATCGTAGCGAGGACAACGTATTAGAAGGTGCATCGGGTGGCTCAACACAAAACTTCCTGGTGGCCGATTAA
- a CDS encoding ethanolamine ammonia-lyase subunit EutB has translation MAQTYQTTVGSRRYRFNGLAELMAKATPPRSGDRLAGVIAETAEERVVAQMVLAELPLTTFLNDVLIPYEQDEITRLIIDEHDADAFAPLKHLTVGDFRNWLLSDYATSDVLAAARLGITPEMAAAVSKLMRNQDLMLVAKKCQVTTAFRNTIGLPGRLSTRLQPNHPTDDVTGIAASILDGLLYGSGDAVIGINPATDNVAQSIKLMRLMDDVIQKYEIPTQSCVLTHVTNTLEAIEQGAPVDLVFQSIGGTEATNRSFGFDLSTLAEAEAAAQTLNRGTVGRNVMYFETGQGSSLSADAHHGLDQQTCEARAYAVARKFNPLLVNTVVGFIGPEYLYDGKEITRAGLEDHFCGKLLGVPMGCDVCYTNHAEADQNDMDNLLTLLGVAGCSFVMGIPGSDDIMLNYQTTSFHDALYARRVLGLKAAPEFEQWLAKMQIFQDVSSYRLNDQLPAAFANSLRHLPKEAARDV, from the coding sequence ATGGCGCAGACCTATCAAACGACAGTGGGAAGCCGCCGTTATCGCTTTAATGGCTTGGCGGAATTAATGGCCAAGGCCACGCCGCCACGTTCCGGTGACCGCTTGGCAGGTGTCATTGCGGAAACAGCAGAAGAGCGGGTAGTGGCGCAAATGGTCCTGGCGGAGCTGCCGCTTACCACGTTTTTGAATGATGTACTGATTCCCTACGAGCAAGATGAAATTACCCGCTTAATCATCGACGAGCACGATGCTGATGCATTTGCGCCGCTGAAGCATTTGACCGTGGGGGACTTTCGTAACTGGCTGCTGTCCGACTACGCCACCAGTGATGTGTTGGCTGCGGCCCGCCTCGGCATTACCCCTGAAATGGCCGCCGCTGTTAGCAAGTTGATGCGCAATCAAGATTTGATGCTGGTCGCCAAGAAATGTCAGGTGACGACCGCGTTTCGCAATACTATTGGACTGCCAGGCCGGTTATCCACACGGTTGCAGCCCAATCATCCCACCGATGACGTGACCGGGATTGCTGCCAGTATTCTGGATGGCCTGCTGTATGGCAGTGGCGACGCAGTCATTGGCATCAATCCTGCCACCGATAACGTCGCCCAAAGTATCAAGCTGATGCGCCTGATGGATGACGTCATCCAGAAATACGAAATTCCCACCCAATCCTGCGTGCTCACCCATGTCACCAACACGCTAGAAGCGATCGAGCAGGGCGCGCCTGTAGATCTCGTCTTTCAATCCATTGGCGGTACCGAAGCTACCAACCGCAGTTTTGGTTTTGATTTGAGTACGCTGGCGGAAGCCGAAGCGGCCGCTCAGACGCTGAACCGCGGTACGGTCGGACGCAATGTGATGTATTTCGAAACCGGCCAAGGTAGTTCGCTTTCCGCTGACGCCCATCATGGCCTGGACCAGCAAACCTGTGAAGCCCGTGCCTATGCCGTGGCACGTAAGTTCAACCCGTTGTTGGTGAATACGGTGGTGGGATTTATCGGCCCCGAGTATCTGTACGACGGCAAAGAAATTACCCGAGCGGGGCTGGAGGATCATTTCTGCGGCAAATTGTTAGGCGTGCCCATGGGCTGCGACGTGTGCTACACCAATCACGCTGAAGCCGATCAAAATGATATGGACAACCTGCTAACGCTATTAGGCGTGGCGGGCTGTAGCTTTGTGATGGGTATCCCTGGTTCTGATGACATTATGCTCAACTACCAGACCACGTCCTTTCACGATGCTCTGTATGCGCGGCGGGTGCTTGGGTTGAAGGCCGCCCCGGAGTTCGAGCAGTGGCTGGCGAAGATGCAAATCTTCCAAGACGTTTCTTCCTATCGGCTAAACGATCAATTACCGGCCGCTTTCGCCAATAGCCTTCGCCACCTGCCAAAGGAGGCTGCCCGCGATGTCTGA
- a CDS encoding helix-turn-helix domain-containing protein, translating into MTLTSQDIAPKKCMQEAFDADEHAQNLTRWQQQYDQLSPGRFYGRLDEIELPAMQVFKEHTGQALRQDCRVWADSLWLGIPTQAPGSRINGQALEEHEVMCHPGGRDFELVTPEAFDIYGLVIRMPLLQAAAQRQGVILDNEWHASPRRRVAPETLHAVSFLLERLLSNQQGAIAENVHQDILLTGLLELLKANQTSHELPPSYTHRKAVVDRVKRYVDEHLEGPVTMETLCELTHVSRRTLQYSFTTILGISPLQFLRLTRLNRVRRALRSAEPHQTVTEIATYWGFWHLGQFAHDYKQQFGESPSQTLNTTY; encoded by the coding sequence ATGACGTTGACAAGCCAAGACATTGCACCAAAAAAGTGCATGCAAGAGGCGTTTGATGCCGACGAACATGCTCAAAACCTGACCCGCTGGCAGCAGCAATACGACCAACTGAGTCCAGGGCGATTTTACGGGCGACTAGATGAAATTGAGTTACCCGCCATGCAGGTGTTTAAAGAACATACAGGGCAAGCGCTGCGCCAAGACTGCCGAGTGTGGGCTGACTCCCTATGGCTGGGAATCCCCACCCAGGCACCAGGGTCACGAATCAATGGACAGGCGTTGGAAGAGCATGAGGTGATGTGCCACCCCGGCGGTCGCGATTTTGAGCTGGTAACACCAGAGGCATTTGATATTTATGGACTGGTGATACGTATGCCGTTATTACAGGCTGCCGCCCAGCGACAAGGTGTAATACTTGATAATGAGTGGCACGCGTCACCCCGACGCCGGGTTGCGCCTGAAACACTGCATGCTGTGTCGTTTTTGCTTGAACGCTTACTCTCAAATCAGCAGGGCGCCATCGCCGAAAACGTGCATCAAGATATTTTGCTAACGGGCTTACTGGAGCTACTAAAAGCCAACCAAACAAGCCATGAATTGCCACCCAGCTATACCCATCGAAAAGCAGTGGTTGACCGGGTGAAGCGCTATGTTGATGAACACCTGGAAGGTCCGGTGACGATGGAGACACTATGCGAACTGACTCATGTCAGCAGGCGTACGCTGCAATACAGTTTTACGACTATCCTAGGTATTAGCCCGCTGCAGTTTTTACGTTTAACGCGGCTTAACCGAGTGCGCCGCGCCCTGCGCAGTGCCGAGCCCCACCAGACGGTAACTGAAATTGCCACCTACTGGGGCTTTTGGCATTTGGGGCAATTTGCTCATGATTATAAGCAGCAGTTTGGCGAAAGCCCTTCGCAGACGTTAAACACGACTTATTAA
- a CDS encoding class I SAM-dependent methyltransferase translates to MVNTTAWNRLRYSIYAPMYDLVATKAFRKPRRSALSQVDWEPRMRVLLVGAGTGLDLPYLPRELEIHLTDLTPAMVTRARERAEHAQRDVVCRVMDAAALDYPDEHFDVVVMHLILAVMPNPEQGLAEAHRVLKNDGQLCVMDKFQPDTHIAGPSRRALNVITSLIATDITRQATPLLQQAGFNIRRDEPVLMNGLFRALLAIK, encoded by the coding sequence ATGGTAAATACCACCGCCTGGAACCGATTGCGCTACAGCATTTACGCGCCAATGTATGATCTGGTGGCGACTAAAGCGTTTCGTAAACCCCGCAGGAGTGCACTTAGCCAAGTCGACTGGGAACCCCGCATGCGCGTGCTGCTGGTAGGTGCTGGCACTGGCTTAGACCTGCCTTATTTACCCCGCGAATTAGAAATTCATTTGACCGATCTTACTCCCGCCATGGTGACGCGCGCCCGTGAGCGAGCGGAACATGCGCAACGTGACGTGGTATGTCGTGTGATGGATGCTGCTGCACTGGACTACCCAGATGAGCATTTTGACGTCGTTGTGATGCATCTTATTTTGGCGGTGATGCCCAATCCGGAACAGGGACTAGCCGAAGCGCACCGGGTACTGAAAAATGACGGGCAGCTCTGTGTTATGGATAAATTTCAACCCGACACCCACATTGCTGGTCCAAGTCGGCGAGCACTGAACGTCATTACTTCATTGATCGCGACCGACATCACCCGCCAGGCGACACCACTGCTTCAACAAGCAGGCTTCAACATCCGCCGCGACGAACCCGTATTGATGAATGGCCTTTTTCGCGCGCTGTTAGCAATAAAGTAG
- a CDS encoding TIGR03643 family protein: MPKAAVKRFRRLSEEEQSRVIEMAWEDRTPFEAIDTLFDLSEPEVIEVMRHQLKPASFRLWRKRVTGRATKHTALRSPDVLRGYCPTQYKR; this comes from the coding sequence ATGCCTAAAGCTGCCGTGAAACGCTTTCGTCGCTTATCCGAAGAAGAACAATCCCGCGTCATTGAAATGGCCTGGGAAGATCGCACCCCGTTTGAAGCGATCGACACTCTGTTTGACTTGAGCGAGCCAGAAGTCATCGAAGTAATGCGCCACCAGCTTAAGCCTGCCTCGTTTCGGTTATGGCGTAAACGCGTTACAGGTCGGGCGACTAAACATACGGCTTTGCGATCGCCGGATGTTTTACGGGGCTACTGCCCAACGCAATATAAGCGCTAA